GAGCTTTAAGTTTTCGTGCACAAACGAAGCATAAAGTTCGGTTTAATCAGAAGTGGAGAGAGGCTATTGAAATGGACCTGAATCAAACTGATtttccattaaattaatatagatttagtattatagataattatgttatttatattctacatCATGCCTACCTATCTAATCGCCCGACGTAATAGCAGAAACctcttatactatttaattattttaaaaattattactaaatttgtaattgactTACACTAAATATGGCAACACCACACGATTAAAGGCAGGTAAAAAGTTCGTAATCGTATATCACTCCCATTGTTTCAGGAGATGTAGCAATGAGTAAATCTTCACGGAACAtcctgtatactgtatagtacctatattatattatattacattatattattttatttaaagttgttggaattgtattttataatttccatAGCAAAAAACTAAATCATTGACAAATCtaccttaaaataaataacataaatatatacaaggtcagacataaaaatatgaattattttaataattatcgaaagcaatgataatatttacattcaaaATACGGTTTAGACTGTTCagagtaattataaattcagtaTTCATGTGAAttgcaatatgtatatttatctgTATTGACGCattgttttaatagtattgtaagttataatataatttttttaacattttactgtAATTAATAGTAAGTTCACCTCCGAAATTAGACAGTATGAGGAGAAGAACTTCACGTACATAACACACGTGAATAggattatgataaaaaaataaaatttaaaatattttatttatttgtttattaaacatcaaacgcaaaattaataattattaattatatatttttttacattttttgaaggtttatcactatataaaaatattcataggacaagattattaaaatagtaacaatatttcaaaactatagATGTATAGTTAAcagataaatttgataaaattagtaGAATGGCccaagaattaaatattacgtatttgCAGTTCGAAACAAACGATGCAGAGTATGGTTGTGCCTATAAAAACTGCTTTATGTAGGTAAGTACATATAATTGGGATTGGTAAAGGCTTCTAAAGGAACTAGGGGAACTCTAAAAGGTAATAGCAGTAAGGAGTCTAAAGAaccatttagaatttaatgtaAGAAATCTAAATCTGCTTAATCGCAATGAGAAGCAAGCATAGGAATATTTAGAGCTTGtcttatattgaataatcatGAAGTTCttgataaatattcattatgaaagcaatgaaatttaaaatgtattttaaacgcGTTCTAGTAGTATCCAGTCTTTAGGATAAGTACGGTTGCCATACTACTGATCCATAAGTATTCAAAAAGAGAACGAACAAGGGCgcaatataaagtataaaggaATCTaacagatttaaataatttagtgttaTGTATGATGAATCCAAGAACTTCGAATGCTTTATTTATCTTCGTACTATGTAAAGAATGAGGACTAAAACAAAGATTAGTTGAGTATTTAAAACCAAGATCTTTAATGTAGGAAACGCGTTCTAGTTCTGTGTCATTAAGTATGAGGTTAAAGTGGGAGATGAGGGTCTGgagaaagaaataatattatacctaaaaagGTTTAAGGATAAGCCCAAATAAGATATTTCGTCGCTAAATGTCatcagtaatttaataaatatttaattttttaatttttaatagttgtaacattttttaggctaattaattaaactttaaaatttagtacaagatccaaaataagttaattttatagtaaatactatagtaatttattaatattattatatgtatgatactttcatgttttattactatattttaatatacaattggaatttaaaaaatatttagactaattatttattattaatactacaaACCACAAACCTATTACTCGTAATatcatactttaatattaatttatgaaataatataataattattatattattatattttaataaattcgatatttttaacaaagaataatattcatatcgtaacttatactaaaataaattaccaaaatagtaacacttatatataaataataatatatattcagttAGTAGTAACTAGTAGGTATATAGGATGAAAGATCATTTTCGttcagaatttttatttttatttaatgattcatCATTGAATTCGATTTTACCACAttcattatagtgacctactcaacGACAAAATACACTCAACACCTACTGTGTTCAGTAGAgtggttatattatactgttcgccttttatattttgaaatttcaccatgtacttataaataattataatacatgcatctaataacaaaatgtttcaattccctacgattaatattttgttgaacaTACACATAACAACTACAAGcgtaaaaagaaaaagtattttcttataatattaaatgttcttttatttatagttcaaaaattactattaagatatactatattttattagctttatataataatacattaatatttaataataataaaaaaatcgtttccTTGTATGCAGGTAAACGCAGTTCGCATCATAAGTCTGTATCATGATGTTCGATATGTTTTCGTTTACctcaataaataatcatatttttgaatcataAGTGGTATTGATAGTGACACAGGTCATACGCTCTGTGAACGACACTGGCGAGACAGGTATATTGGTGAATAACCGGGCCACTAGAGAGCGTTAATAAAGGTAACTacaagaaaattgtttttttttttttatttctagtgtctgtttaataataaattatgtatgtataatcatAGTTAACAATAACTGTCTATCGGTGAGATGATTTATATCCAGATTTATCTATAAACGATTGAAATCAAACAAATTCATAAGGTCTGTAGTGTTGAGTACTcaacaatagttttttttttttttattcgaatttttaatgttcacTAGGATAGCTTAACAATTCTACCTTTGAAGATTTTAAGTGTGAACGTGGATTGATTCATTGGTCCATTAAAGGTAAGTGGGtcgcacaaaataaataataatacaaatattgccTGATAAATATGACCAAGTAGGTGCCATGTCTGTCCTTAGACAAATCTTTAACTATTCACttgaattatttgtttttctttatcattatttttgagtacctgctaatataaatgtacctatttccCTTTTATTCTGcaattgtgtttatatttttatcttaattaattaatacatcatttcattattatattaacggattttaactaaaaatcaggtacaatagatataattttaaataaatttaattttttttaattatataatcaccattaatttttctttctctctctctctctaagtatatatatataatacacagtaTATGAATACACATACATCAGCCACCGTGACCGTGCATTTATTGtgcatcattttttatttttttgttagaagTGACTGTAGGTCTATTTTCAACAACAAAATtggatatgtaataaaaaaataagctaaaaatagtattaatatgtaaatataataattaataacataataaacctAGATGCTTGATGTTTTTGACATAAACTACtgaattactataatagaaatagaaattattaaactacaaATTTTAACACATCCTAATAAAACGCCCACATATTGTCACtgctcagaatcattttttgtaaGCAATGAGAGATCgttgaatttaaatctaaCACATCGATATCCGTAACCTACTCAACGACGAGATTCAATCGAAACTTTTTATACAGCAAAGCGTCAGAGCTACTTCCCCAGACTTAAAtgatagattaaaaattataaaatacttttacatctatacattattttttgaggAGACAACTGCATATTCATACCTCATCAGCTGATGTTGCCTATAAACGGAACTGTAAAGGGATAAACCTATTTATAGccttataggtacctaagtattaatattttttaatttttgttttagaaataatactatcttaagatataaaatttcataaattgaaatagtttttatattattttttataatatatttaatttattgaaatcaataataagtttttgaaCGATCGTTCAAATTGtccatttatatgtatactttttaaaaagtatcatGTATACTGTACATGTTCatcataataactttaaaattattatacattaacaattatatatgagCATAGGCTGAGTATATCAGTACATGACCAATCTaacaatcttaaaataaataatttaatttatactgttaattgactgaatatttttataatactatctaTAGTATGATtactgattatattaaattactttgtaCAATAAGATGTATGAAAAGGATTAgctaaattacataaatatctataatttaattatttaattatcaataattaacttCATATGTTGATTAAATACATGAGTAAATtttgaacattataatttatatgatactattatattataatgtcagagaaaataaattgtattttatagtagattatagattatatatcataatatattaatgtattcataaaatgtataagttctgaaaaataaatcttatttttataaatttaaattcaatcgaAAGGTTATTTTTGCGGTAACCAGTGGTATCCAACACATTTCATAAAGATACCTATTCAATAAAGTGTAAAGACCAAGCCTGAGcataaagttaaaaagttaaagttaagttaattttaactttttttacatttaattttcattaacttaatttttaacttaattaatttttattgacattaacttaataaataacgaGTTATTTTAACCAAATCCAAGttacgttattttataaataattaaataataaatataataaaattattattgatttacgatgcacattgcataaaacataaacataagcATTTactagaattaatttaatttaatttaattgaattcttGTTTCTATTAACtagaattgtttaataaaaataacttaattaaatatattatgtaggtatagcaTTCTATACCGCGGTGTACGggcatattgtaataataataatatttaatacctagttaataataaatactaataaaataataactaatatgatATGGGTAAAAGGTACAACGCATAAatcacaaatatacaattctcAAGaaagaagaatattatattaattaaccaaTTCAGTTATTTCTGTTTTTGCCGTTTTTGGTAATGgtcattatgtttatttaaaatgtttatatttataaacagctAATATTGTCAATAGACAAAATAGTTCTTGGCGGTTCACTTTTCGTTCTCTGTTCTCGCAGTATGCAACTACTCGTGTATAGTAATTTTCTgggcttaataatatttatgaatattattatttcaaaccaTATTACTGgctatttattacttataagttaataagttaattgaAAGTTTCCATAAAATTTCTAACTTaactgagttaaaaaaaaattagattaactattaactattaacttatCAAAAAATTTGCTTTTAACTAAACTTaacttagttaaaaattatcattaacttGCCCCAGGCATGGTAAAGAcctataaaattcatattatattagttatcatTAATGCCACACAGAActcaattttatcaaaagttaATCTCGCACAAAATTCAGtaattgtgatttttaatctttattttccgcttaaaattcaaatgcGAAGATTCATTAATTCTAATCTGTagcattataaacttataacgaTCGCCCGTACACTGATTAGTAAACATGAAGTAGAGTGAACACTAAGTAAATAGAACTATCGTATTTGTTAGCTGTTGTTTGTTTATTCttaatgtgttatttaatacaaaatttgtatacctaaattttattttcttgttacaatagttaataattttgagaCATTAGTAACTGGGCActgaaaatgaataaaactcAGCATAGAAAATTTAGCAtacttaattgtaaataagcCACTGCCAATAGGTGTAAAAAAGTGACGGTTTATCATTGTTGATAACTCTTTCAAATTGACtgaatctattaaattttaaaatattagatggtGCAaacatacctacttaaattcGTTGTTTCAcgactaaaaaatatgtttggaaagcaatttaaaattcaacataaatcaaatattcttAGCGTCATTAACTCCATTGGTCATTTctctaattatattacacacaaaacaaataaaccagTATTTAAAACTCCAGTAGCACCAGAACATCTGATTCTGGTTTAACACATACGAATATAtaagaaatttgaaaatatattattggatcAGATCGAACAGTTTCTCTAAATTTAAAGAAGACAACGTTACACAGCTGCTAATAAAACATTCAACATTTAATAGTTaacacttattaaaaaaaattgtggtaGAAAAATGTGGCTAaagaaaatatacttttaaatattaattcatctaGAATCAAGATATTTAGGTTCCTCTTGATTTTTATCAAAGCTGATAAAAAGTAACGAAGTAACTAAGTATTTATTAGCAAAAGTAAGAgcaaagtttttattaatgtaaattgctATGCAATTTTCAAACACTTGAGTTTGATGAACTTGAGACAGTATCGGTatctacttaataaataaatcaatagctTAAGGTCTGAAAATACCTACGTCTTGCGTAATGAACTAATTTCTctgaaaaatagaattattcataatttaaaaccaaggttctattaaaagttatatacacatattactcTAAGGTTTTTATCAGCATCCAGACAATCATgtatacttttcaaaatcaGCTATTATTTGTTAAGTAGGCAAAATAGTGGGTTAAAAATACCACTTATCCATCATCTGATATTCCTTGAGatacaatcttttatttttaggtaaataataacttttaccGTTTTACTTCGTCCAAAATTACTAGTGTTAGTTAATGATTtacagatatatttataaatattcaatttagtcttgattttatgaaattgctGGTGGTCTTATATTGGTTGGTTAGGTGAACTAATAGACTGCTTTAaactgaattatatatttgcagGAAAATGATATGTACCTTttgaaattgattataaacaaatcagatttttgaaaaaaaaaacatccaaACCATGGAGaagaaaaatgaacaaatgCACGAGGAAAGATTATTTTTCCACATTGCGGCAGAGTTTGACTTTTAATGAAGTTGAAATCTCTCAAGATATGAAATCTATTTTTGAAGACCGCATCATAATTTGTTATCtagatctaaaaatatttaaataattaaaacattgataaataatcattgatttaaaattcattcaaCTCCATTACAGTAtcagaattcatttttacctaAGAAGAAAGTCTGATTAAGTTATCTTGTGACAATAGTTTAAAAGCGGCATTTAGCAGAATTATCTGGTAAATACTACCGGTATAGAATAGACCAATAATTTTGTCTCCAATAAGTTATTGgtaataacagaaaaaaatcattcttttaattgatatagctcaacatattttaatttcgtttttgacttcttatttatataaatatgttttccgAAGTCACTGACAAAATGCAAGTATCGGACAAAAAACAATGtggataatgatttataagtggttgttgataattttattctgaaatttaaacattcaCGTAGTGATTAACAGACTCATCCCATTCATTTAATGTCTTTCACAACTCAATTTATAACTGTGTTATAAAtcttgataattaaattaaaatatatattattataataaaacaaatatttacatacaaataatagttaatagtgaAACAAGATACTAATGGATTATGTTTGTCAGTttcaataaactattaaagttATAGAAGAATTTAAGGTTGAGTATTACAGACATCAACTAAACAActgaaaacagaaaaaaattcttGGGTGATAATTAGTGAATTAAATCTTGATATAGTGACATTTAAAGCTAATTATCCAAACTTCAATTATTTAGGATATCTGTACataatgtaacaataattcaaaatgaaaaaaaaattaagtccaACAATAAGGGTAGTGTTTAGACTGGCGAGGCTACTAATATTCTTCATGTATTAGGACTATTTGGAATCACAATCACACAATAagacatttatgattttaaaaatgtttattgatacCCCGACTTTTAAAgactttttcaattttaaaaaatagttcaaaattatacttttgcgCTTTCAGATTATCCTTTGAGGGAAATACATCTACAATTTGAACTTTCTAAGCCTGACAaccataatttaatgtattgtattttagaaaCAAACTGTCtagtttctataaattattcaatattaatctattctaattaaaatattcactcacgacaatttataataagcacGGACAAAAAAAacgaagtaatttttttaataaataattaaattagtacaCATAACAAAATGCGATAGCTGTGGTGagcttgtttttatattatatcaatattgtatGAAATGTAATCTAATGCTTTAATTCATGTAGAATTTTTCACAGCTATATTGAAACAATCTCAATCCGCATTGAGATACGCTTATAAGAAAATTCCACGGTGAgctattatgttatactttatactacgTCAGAACGTTGGACGTATCATTGTGTATTGATCAGTCCATATTTCACAATACCATTTCACGCGGAATCTCACCCTACCCACGACCCGCAACCCTGCCTACGACCACCCAATGACTATCTCCCTAAATTTAGGGACGTTACAATGGGAGCGCCACATACgagaatcaattatttatacgctGTTTATGCTTTTACTCCAACCTATGAAATCATTCAAcagatatatttgtattatacgtcGGAGAGCTACCAAGAATCGCttgtattattaagattttcaGCACTAAGATAGTcacattcaaattaaatttaagctctccaaaaataaacagtaaaaatgaACTCACCGCCGAcgtttgaatcatttttattgtatgacGGGGAAAAAAAGTGAGTTTgctagaattattatttatctatataaccatcataaccatattaatttttattttagaattgtcAAGGAATTGGACACAAAAGTCATGAATGCAGCAATATTCACTATAAACAAAGAAGATCACACATTGGGAAACATGATCAGAAAGTAAGTGATAGTAATAACgactaaaattgataatttaccgTTGTTatcgaattaaaaaattaataataatatacttttattttattgactagTCAACTACTTAAAGACCCCAAAGTACTATTTGCCGGATATAAACAACCACATCCTTTGGAACATAAATTTGAACTTCGTGTACAAACAAAAAGTTCTGAATATACACCACAAGACGCTTTAACAAATTCTGTAACTGATCTTTTGACCGAACTTTCATTGTTTGAAGAACGTTTCAAGGTAATAAATTGTTGGAAgagttttacaattaattttaaattctataaatatatatttttaatttaaacacaattgGTGAACAcctattttctaaattatatcacaaactacaaattaaaatgagtAGATACCGTACacgatattcaattttatatttaatttataacaatctatagggtaattttttaaacgtgaATCACATTCTACATCTCAAccgattattatgtttatttaaccctaaaattttacatatttataaataaatgggtacaaatttttgtaatggtgatttttttcaattcaattttctatttctatatatctactggtgtattttcaaaagatcattttaatttacattctgTATGGAGGGGAATtgtataactttaaaactGGGAAGTGCTCAGCATACCCCAGCTCTTCTTAGTAATTCTTTTATGGTTCACAAATACTTTTTACttgaagaatttttaatatgacaatttacataaaattatacaatttacattttaaattgatatggtatttctaaattaagtactttttttgttaaaaaaataatttagtgaaCTTGTGAActatgttttaattgttttaaaaactcttgAGTAAATTATCAAACTGCAATATTAAAGGAAgtctgaaatataaataaataaataaaattatttctacaactaatttaatattattttaggtatgaaataaatacattataataatgttcttGAGGCACTTCTGTGGCCATAAGTTACGcacataaaaagtataattaagttCTTATCAAAGTATCATCAATATGATTCGGGatttattgcattaaaatgttgataaaagtatacgcaatttaaaataacaaacgaTGACCTAAGTTCAAAATACACgtttaatatctttaattagcttatgaaaaaaaatttaagataaaataaaatttgaaaatttattattattaaaaattaaaagtatatttattattaatca
This genomic stretch from Rhopalosiphum maidis isolate BTI-1 chromosome 3, ASM367621v3, whole genome shotgun sequence harbors:
- the LOC113558604 gene encoding DNA-directed RNA polymerase II subunit RPB11-like, which produces MNSPPTFESFLLYDGEKKIVKELDTKVMNAAIFTINKEDHTLGNMIRNQLLKDPKVLFAGYKQPHPLEHKFELRVQTKSSEYTPQDALTNSVTDLLTELSLFEERFKDALKQKKDESFE